Proteins found in one Drosophila busckii strain San Diego stock center, stock number 13000-0081.31 chromosome 2R, ASM1175060v1, whole genome shotgun sequence genomic segment:
- the LOC108597337 gene encoding NAD kinase 2, mitochondrial isoform X1, whose translation MLKSKQLLKQFAKEYANFAPANFKLKRALVVTKLSRYELEQLRHPELSREQLEQKLRDRGTDVEMVLYLHNLHKDFERRVVQSFQNVGCEVKLSSRLEFRSTLSKDVMSWADVIVPVGGDGTFLLSANRASPLFALSQQKTPIVGFNSDPKHSEGRLMLPKHYTEDPADAVARIKSGNFKWVHRSRIRTTLLGNNGNIPESTDLFRHTAVKMEQVKTAPELLDNYMANKYKAKMKRVLPYLALNEVFIGEHISARVSHLQLVLNHEDVVNKTKCSGLCVSTGTGSTSWHTSINRITSADVDALLGSLPNSDTPDLREMRKNVEHIAQRYNQALLFAPDDPRLCYSIREQICVGVWPSPKTFKARDFVQRVFVKSHCIDANLVIDGSISYPFNDGAKVLLENYPEDALLTIALD comes from the exons ATGTTAAAGtccaagcagctgctaaagCAATTTGCCAAAG AGTACGCCAACTTTGCGCCGGCAAATTTCAAGCTAAAGCGTGCGCTAGTCGTGACCAAACTATCGCGCTATGaactggagcagctgcgtcatCCGGAGCTGTCACgcgagcagctggagcaaaAGCTGCGCGATCGTGGCACCGATGTTGAAATGGTGCTATACTTGCACAATCTGCACAAGGATTTCGAGCGGCGTGTCGTGCAGAGCTTTCAAAATGTTGGCTGCGAGGTGAAACTCTCCAGCAG ACTTGAATTTAGAAGCACGCTTAGCAAGGATGTAATGAGCTGGGCGGATGTAATAGTGCCTGTGGGTGGCGATGGCACCTTTCTGCTGTCCGCCAATCGCGCAAGTCCGCTGTTTGCACTAAGTCAGCAGAAAACGCCGATTGTGGGCTTCAACTCGGATCCCAAACATTCGGAGGGACGCCTTATGCTGCCCAAGCATTACACCGAGGATCCAGCTGATGCAGTGGCACGCATTAAAAGC GGCAACTTCAAGTGGGTGCATCGCTCACGCATACGCACCACGTTGCTGGGCAATAATGGCAACATACCCGAGTCGACTGATCTATTCCGACACACAGCTGTCAAAATGGAGCAGGTGAAGACTGCTCCCGAGCTGCTCGACAACTACATGGCCAACAAGTACAAGGCCAAAATGAAACGTGTTTTACCCTATCTAGCACTAAATGAG GTCTTCATTGGCGAGCATATTTCGGCGCGCGTTTCACATTTGCAACTAGTGCTGAACCATGAGGATGTGGTTAATAAAACCAAGTGCTCTGGCTTATGTGTTAGCACCGGCACTGGTTCCACCTCTTGGCATACGAGCATCAATCGCATCACCAGCGCTGATGTGGATGCATTACTTGGCTCATTGCCCAATAGCGATACGCCCGATCTGCGTGAGATGCGCAAGAATGTGGAGCACATAGCTCAGCGCTATAATCAGGCGCTGCTCTTTGCGCCTGACGATCCGCGGCTCTGCTACTCCATTCGTGAGCAAATCTGCGTGGGCGTCTGGCCCTCGCCAAAGACCTTTAAAGCGCGCGACTTTGTGCAGCGCGTATTTGTCAAATCGCATTGCATTGATGCTA ATTTGGTTATTGATGGCAGCATTTCGTATCCGTTTAATGATGGCGCCAAGGTGCTGCTTGAGAACTATCCTGAGGATGCGCTGCTCACCATTGCGCTAGactga
- the LOC108597337 gene encoding NAD kinase 2, mitochondrial isoform X3 codes for MLKSKQLLKQFAKEYANFAPANFKLKRALVVTKLSRYELEQLRHPELSREQLEQKLRDRGTDVEMVLYLHNLHKDFERRVVQSFQNVGCEVKLSSRSTLSKDVMSWADVIVPVGGDGTFLLSANRASPLFALSQQKTPIVGFNSDPKHSEGRLMLPKHYTEDPADAVARIKSGNFKWVHRSRIRTTLLGNNGNIPESTDLFRHTAVKMEQVKTAPELLDNYMANKYKAKMKRVLPYLALNEVFIGEHISARVSHLQLVLNHEDVVNKTKCSGLCVSTGTGSTSWHTSINRITSADVDALLGSLPNSDTPDLREMRKNVEHIAQRYNQALLFAPDDPRLCYSIREQICVGVWPSPKTFKARDFVQRVFVKSHCIDANLVIDGSISYPFNDGAKVLLENYPEDALLTIALD; via the exons ATGTTAAAGtccaagcagctgctaaagCAATTTGCCAAAG AGTACGCCAACTTTGCGCCGGCAAATTTCAAGCTAAAGCGTGCGCTAGTCGTGACCAAACTATCGCGCTATGaactggagcagctgcgtcatCCGGAGCTGTCACgcgagcagctggagcaaaAGCTGCGCGATCGTGGCACCGATGTTGAAATGGTGCTATACTTGCACAATCTGCACAAGGATTTCGAGCGGCGTGTCGTGCAGAGCTTTCAAAATGTTGGCTGCGAGGTGAAACTCTCCAGCAG AAGCACGCTTAGCAAGGATGTAATGAGCTGGGCGGATGTAATAGTGCCTGTGGGTGGCGATGGCACCTTTCTGCTGTCCGCCAATCGCGCAAGTCCGCTGTTTGCACTAAGTCAGCAGAAAACGCCGATTGTGGGCTTCAACTCGGATCCCAAACATTCGGAGGGACGCCTTATGCTGCCCAAGCATTACACCGAGGATCCAGCTGATGCAGTGGCACGCATTAAAAGC GGCAACTTCAAGTGGGTGCATCGCTCACGCATACGCACCACGTTGCTGGGCAATAATGGCAACATACCCGAGTCGACTGATCTATTCCGACACACAGCTGTCAAAATGGAGCAGGTGAAGACTGCTCCCGAGCTGCTCGACAACTACATGGCCAACAAGTACAAGGCCAAAATGAAACGTGTTTTACCCTATCTAGCACTAAATGAG GTCTTCATTGGCGAGCATATTTCGGCGCGCGTTTCACATTTGCAACTAGTGCTGAACCATGAGGATGTGGTTAATAAAACCAAGTGCTCTGGCTTATGTGTTAGCACCGGCACTGGTTCCACCTCTTGGCATACGAGCATCAATCGCATCACCAGCGCTGATGTGGATGCATTACTTGGCTCATTGCCCAATAGCGATACGCCCGATCTGCGTGAGATGCGCAAGAATGTGGAGCACATAGCTCAGCGCTATAATCAGGCGCTGCTCTTTGCGCCTGACGATCCGCGGCTCTGCTACTCCATTCGTGAGCAAATCTGCGTGGGCGTCTGGCCCTCGCCAAAGACCTTTAAAGCGCGCGACTTTGTGCAGCGCGTATTTGTCAAATCGCATTGCATTGATGCTA ATTTGGTTATTGATGGCAGCATTTCGTATCCGTTTAATGATGGCGCCAAGGTGCTGCTTGAGAACTATCCTGAGGATGCGCTGCTCACCATTGCGCTAGactga
- the LOC108597337 gene encoding NAD kinase 2, mitochondrial isoform X4 produces the protein MLKSKQLLKQFAKEYANFAPANFKLKRALVVTKLSRYELEQLRHPELSREQLEQKLRDRGTDVEMVLYLHNLHKDFERRVVQSFQNVGCEVKLSSSTLSKDVMSWADVIVPVGGDGTFLLSANRASPLFALSQQKTPIVGFNSDPKHSEGRLMLPKHYTEDPADAVARIKSGNFKWVHRSRIRTTLLGNNGNIPESTDLFRHTAVKMEQVKTAPELLDNYMANKYKAKMKRVLPYLALNEVFIGEHISARVSHLQLVLNHEDVVNKTKCSGLCVSTGTGSTSWHTSINRITSADVDALLGSLPNSDTPDLREMRKNVEHIAQRYNQALLFAPDDPRLCYSIREQICVGVWPSPKTFKARDFVQRVFVKSHCIDANLVIDGSISYPFNDGAKVLLENYPEDALLTIALD, from the exons ATGTTAAAGtccaagcagctgctaaagCAATTTGCCAAAG AGTACGCCAACTTTGCGCCGGCAAATTTCAAGCTAAAGCGTGCGCTAGTCGTGACCAAACTATCGCGCTATGaactggagcagctgcgtcatCCGGAGCTGTCACgcgagcagctggagcaaaAGCTGCGCGATCGTGGCACCGATGTTGAAATGGTGCTATACTTGCACAATCTGCACAAGGATTTCGAGCGGCGTGTCGTGCAGAGCTTTCAAAATGTTGGCTGCGAGGTGAAACTCTCCAGCAG CACGCTTAGCAAGGATGTAATGAGCTGGGCGGATGTAATAGTGCCTGTGGGTGGCGATGGCACCTTTCTGCTGTCCGCCAATCGCGCAAGTCCGCTGTTTGCACTAAGTCAGCAGAAAACGCCGATTGTGGGCTTCAACTCGGATCCCAAACATTCGGAGGGACGCCTTATGCTGCCCAAGCATTACACCGAGGATCCAGCTGATGCAGTGGCACGCATTAAAAGC GGCAACTTCAAGTGGGTGCATCGCTCACGCATACGCACCACGTTGCTGGGCAATAATGGCAACATACCCGAGTCGACTGATCTATTCCGACACACAGCTGTCAAAATGGAGCAGGTGAAGACTGCTCCCGAGCTGCTCGACAACTACATGGCCAACAAGTACAAGGCCAAAATGAAACGTGTTTTACCCTATCTAGCACTAAATGAG GTCTTCATTGGCGAGCATATTTCGGCGCGCGTTTCACATTTGCAACTAGTGCTGAACCATGAGGATGTGGTTAATAAAACCAAGTGCTCTGGCTTATGTGTTAGCACCGGCACTGGTTCCACCTCTTGGCATACGAGCATCAATCGCATCACCAGCGCTGATGTGGATGCATTACTTGGCTCATTGCCCAATAGCGATACGCCCGATCTGCGTGAGATGCGCAAGAATGTGGAGCACATAGCTCAGCGCTATAATCAGGCGCTGCTCTTTGCGCCTGACGATCCGCGGCTCTGCTACTCCATTCGTGAGCAAATCTGCGTGGGCGTCTGGCCCTCGCCAAAGACCTTTAAAGCGCGCGACTTTGTGCAGCGCGTATTTGTCAAATCGCATTGCATTGATGCTA ATTTGGTTATTGATGGCAGCATTTCGTATCCGTTTAATGATGGCGCCAAGGTGCTGCTTGAGAACTATCCTGAGGATGCGCTGCTCACCATTGCGCTAGactga
- the LOC108597337 gene encoding NAD kinase 2, mitochondrial isoform X2 — MIARLKRIISKCQKYANFAPANFKLKRALVVTKLSRYELEQLRHPELSREQLEQKLRDRGTDVEMVLYLHNLHKDFERRVVQSFQNVGCEVKLSSRLEFRSTLSKDVMSWADVIVPVGGDGTFLLSANRASPLFALSQQKTPIVGFNSDPKHSEGRLMLPKHYTEDPADAVARIKSGNFKWVHRSRIRTTLLGNNGNIPESTDLFRHTAVKMEQVKTAPELLDNYMANKYKAKMKRVLPYLALNEVFIGEHISARVSHLQLVLNHEDVVNKTKCSGLCVSTGTGSTSWHTSINRITSADVDALLGSLPNSDTPDLREMRKNVEHIAQRYNQALLFAPDDPRLCYSIREQICVGVWPSPKTFKARDFVQRVFVKSHCIDANLVIDGSISYPFNDGAKVLLENYPEDALLTIALD, encoded by the exons ATGATTGCCCGCCTGAAGCGCATTATATCTAAATGCCAAA AGTACGCCAACTTTGCGCCGGCAAATTTCAAGCTAAAGCGTGCGCTAGTCGTGACCAAACTATCGCGCTATGaactggagcagctgcgtcatCCGGAGCTGTCACgcgagcagctggagcaaaAGCTGCGCGATCGTGGCACCGATGTTGAAATGGTGCTATACTTGCACAATCTGCACAAGGATTTCGAGCGGCGTGTCGTGCAGAGCTTTCAAAATGTTGGCTGCGAGGTGAAACTCTCCAGCAG ACTTGAATTTAGAAGCACGCTTAGCAAGGATGTAATGAGCTGGGCGGATGTAATAGTGCCTGTGGGTGGCGATGGCACCTTTCTGCTGTCCGCCAATCGCGCAAGTCCGCTGTTTGCACTAAGTCAGCAGAAAACGCCGATTGTGGGCTTCAACTCGGATCCCAAACATTCGGAGGGACGCCTTATGCTGCCCAAGCATTACACCGAGGATCCAGCTGATGCAGTGGCACGCATTAAAAGC GGCAACTTCAAGTGGGTGCATCGCTCACGCATACGCACCACGTTGCTGGGCAATAATGGCAACATACCCGAGTCGACTGATCTATTCCGACACACAGCTGTCAAAATGGAGCAGGTGAAGACTGCTCCCGAGCTGCTCGACAACTACATGGCCAACAAGTACAAGGCCAAAATGAAACGTGTTTTACCCTATCTAGCACTAAATGAG GTCTTCATTGGCGAGCATATTTCGGCGCGCGTTTCACATTTGCAACTAGTGCTGAACCATGAGGATGTGGTTAATAAAACCAAGTGCTCTGGCTTATGTGTTAGCACCGGCACTGGTTCCACCTCTTGGCATACGAGCATCAATCGCATCACCAGCGCTGATGTGGATGCATTACTTGGCTCATTGCCCAATAGCGATACGCCCGATCTGCGTGAGATGCGCAAGAATGTGGAGCACATAGCTCAGCGCTATAATCAGGCGCTGCTCTTTGCGCCTGACGATCCGCGGCTCTGCTACTCCATTCGTGAGCAAATCTGCGTGGGCGTCTGGCCCTCGCCAAAGACCTTTAAAGCGCGCGACTTTGTGCAGCGCGTATTTGTCAAATCGCATTGCATTGATGCTA ATTTGGTTATTGATGGCAGCATTTCGTATCCGTTTAATGATGGCGCCAAGGTGCTGCTTGAGAACTATCCTGAGGATGCGCTGCTCACCATTGCGCTAGactga
- the LOC108594716 gene encoding probable ATP-dependent RNA helicase Dbp45A: protein MQRKESNPFLKLGLRPWLAKQLTKLGLKGATPIQENCVPAILAGRDCIGAAKTGSGKTFAFALPILEKLSEEPVSHFALVLTPTHELAYQISEQFLVAGQAMGVRVCVVSGGTDQMLESQKLMQRPHIVVAMPGRLADHLTGCDTFSFDNLKYLVVDEADRMLNGDFDESLKIIERCLPKTRQNLFFSATMKDFIKESSIFPIAQDCLEWSQDSEVATVDTLDQCYLLCADYDRDMVLIEALRKYREDNENASVMIFTNTKKYCQLLSMTLASMEIENVCLHGFMRQRERVAALSRFKSNHIRTLIATDVAARGLDIPSVQLVMNHMLPRTPKEYIHRVGRTARAGRAGKAISIFRFPRDLELLAAIEAEINTKLTEHPIDQRMVERIFMQVNVSRRESEMQLDNNDFDERAQNYRRKTWIMEGKDPDKMEALYRKKQKDKLREIRRKRKQQQEEAAASGEGQALLQDERFKTVDNARFEKKFKRKPKTEETKNALKKSSNLQVTKQKFKAKLLNMYT, encoded by the exons ATGCAGCGGAAGGAGTCCAATCCTTTTCTAAAACTCGGACTGCGGCCTTGGTTGGCCAAGCAGCTGACTAAATTAG GTTTAAAAGGCGCAACACCTATTCAAGAAAACTGCGTGCCAGCTATTTTGGCAGGCAGAGATTGCATTGGAGCTGCCAAAACGGGATCCGGCAAAACATTTGCCTTTGCGTTACCTATATTGGAAAAGCTAAGCGAGGAACCCGTTAGTCACTTTGCCCTGGTGCTGACACCTACACATGAGTTAGCCTATCAAATCTCTGAACAGTTCCTGGTGGCCGGACAGGCAATGGGCGTGCGCGTTTGTGTAGTGTCTGGTGGCACGGATCAAATGCTTGAAAGCCAGAAACTGATGCAACGACCACATATAGTGGTGGCTATGCCGGGTCGCTTGGCGGATCATCTGACGGGCTGTGACACATTTTCCTTTgataatttaaagtatttggTTGTGGATGAGGCAGATCGAATGCTGAATGGCGATTTCGATGAGAGTCTGAAGATAATCGAGCGATGCCTGCCGAAAACACGTCAGAACTTGTTTTTCTCTGCTACAATGAAGGATTTTATTAAGGAATCCAGCATATTTCCCATTGCACAAGAT TGTCTAGAGTGGTCACAGGATTCGGAAGTGGCTACCGTAGATACACTGGATCAATGCTATTTGCTGTGTGCTGATTATGATCGTGATATGGTGCTTATTGAGGCGCTGCGCAAGTATCGCGAGGACAATGAAAATGCTAGTGTGATGATCTTTACCAATACCAAAAA aTACTGTCAGCTGCTCTCGATGACATTAGCCAGCatggaaattgaaaatgtttgcctGCATGGCTTTATGCGACAAAGAGAACGAGTGGCGGCGCTAAGTCGCTTCAAATCTAATCACATACGCACATTGATAGCCACCGATGTGGCAGCGCGTGGGCTGGACATACCCAGTGTGCAGCTGGTGATGAATCATATGCTCCCACGCACGCCTAAGGAGTACATACATCGAGTGGGACGCACTGCTCGTGCCGGTCGCGCCGGAAAGGCCATATCCATCTTTCGTTTTCCACGCGATCTGGAACTGCTGGCCGCTATAGAGGCGGAGATAAACACAAAGTTAACTGAGCATCCCATTGACC aGCGCATGGTTGAGCGCATTTTTATGCAAGTAAATGTCTCACGTCGCGAGTCCGAGATGCAACTGGATAACAATGATTTTGACGAACGTGCGCAAAATTACAGACGCAAAACTTGGATCATGGAGGGCAAGGATCCAGATAAAATGGAGGCACTGTATCGCAAGAAGCAAAAGGATAAACTGCGTGAAATACGACGCAagcgcaagcaacagcaggaaGAGGCAGCAGCTAGTGGCGAGGGGCAAGCACTGCTGCAGGATGAGCGCTTCAAGACCGTGGACAATGCGCGCTTTGAAAAGAAATTCAAGCGCAAGCCCAAGACAGAAGAAACTAAAAATGCCCTTAAGAAATCCAGTAACCTGCAAGTTAcgaaacaaaagtttaaagctaaa ttattaaatatgtatacgtGA
- the LOC108595061 gene encoding uncharacterized protein LOC108595061, producing the protein MESEEQVTSISPKDDSLNVLCGICNEFYKASDLIYSTNHCGHVFHKDCLLHWLNQSLSCPQCRANCHRERVHRIYLNFAERTEVDDIQPQRQQIDWVPLNLDEPQAPLPPLENAIQCGTDHDGNETYVARVYLPHNGTDDLLPASYVPQLQAVYAAWNCRSHRLNNSVELLVVTDCDYKWEPSSNGNVPHNGLKSGYSELGEGLYTARAKYNDLMLLGKVHPSHKLIYMPYRHQEVSSSTYEVLVITPKEQAER; encoded by the coding sequence atggaATCTGAGGAGCAAGTAACATCTATATCACCGAAAGATGACTCACTGAATGTGCTATGTGGCATATGCAATGAGTTTTATAAAGCAAGTGATTTAATATATTCAACAAATCATTGCGGTCATGTTTTCCATAAGGACTGTCTGCTGCATTGGCTTAATCAGTCGCTAAGCTGCCCACAATGTCGGGCCAATTGTCATCGTGAACGTGTTCATCGAATTTACTTGAACTTTGCAGAACGAACTGAGGTGGATGACATACAGCCGCAACGGCAACAAATTGACTGGGTGCCGTTGAACCTGGATGAGCCACAAGCACCACTGCCACCACTAGAAAATGCTATACAGTGCGGCACGGATCATGATGGAAATGAAACTTATGTGGCGCGGGTCTATCTACCTCATAATGGTACCGATGATTTGCTACCGGCAAGCTACGTGCCACAGCTGCAGGCTGTCTATGCCGCATGGAACTGCAGATCTCATCGACTAAACAATTCGGTCGAGCTGCTGGTGGTAACTGATTGTGACTACAAGTGGGAGCCCTCGTCGAATGGCAATGTACCACACAATGGCCTAAAATCCGGCTACAGCGAATTAGGTGAAGGTCTCTATACAGCTCGTGCAAAGTACAATGACTTGATGTTGCTCGGCAAAGTCCATCCATCGCATAAACTGATATACATGCCGTATCGCCATCAGGAGGTAAGCTCCTCAACATATGAGGTGTTGGTAATAACGCCCAAAGAGCAAGCTGAGCGCTGA
- the LOC108597682 gene encoding putative mediator of RNA polymerase II transcription subunit 26, which yields MANTNMINSNNNSSSTYTYNNYNSVSADSGHSSGSSAGVGVTSAGGGKNGSEVQTLRDVCNMLNTNNGSGTSYMIPTGGCAYDHIIALMRNLNLEDDGIVLNNKIKAIETDFCNIVRDESMLCESMEYINDKALIDGETALKFALLFSSRNFDALAMKETKVRSAMLKILETNYLNADAYRQHDKNRLYNSITLLGEYYHRVRLADNAPITILGDSLLNLLTREINDVSVLMSTRLARLVLSQITLNGEIMRTRHKAEIDQVLFHVRLHLIRQPALTPKVKAMLLMVLDLFYSHFKHVGNELEAMYTTYLAVDEEEEEEQEQEAALNNNNNNSSSNGGETQTHESTGYSDDEHASSSANNSAQEAPKKWSEQVCEDSFCDIGFGETEEQQQPSYTETADNSYDSRESGHSVRQGRRGYQPRQAPRPLKQAHTQQADEDRDETKPLPSWRKTRFNRQQEGEQSNGRSRQDQQRRYSISCDDDQQSIRSEGGNLRLYSIHDRRKHSQERYERNVNSNYNSIVNSNWDQRDDRSERSYISNYERGNNYKRGGRYNNRNSYDKPPRFQKQQQQQQYQQQHHQQQQHHQQQQQQQQQKIHSETWRRSNNAINYPDENCASNWNGHEADSRSSSRARTLPRPPKSQMDERKNYRYSQSPNRGAGRNFPRYSSQSSLASEASSTFDRRAQLQQQHPHLHPQQHQPQRHRNFTRRSQPNIHQPQEQQQQQQQQQPPSQQQQHPAQAGENWHAPGQDESELVRNAQQTTKYMNYLSAKK from the exons ATGGCCAACACTAACAtgattaacagcaacaacaacagcagttcCACCTACACTTACAACAACTATAATAGTGTGAGTGCGGATAGTGGtcacagcagcggcagcagcgctggagTCGGAGTCACCAGTGCAGGCGGCGGCAAAAATGGCAGCGAAGTGCAAACGCTGCGCGATGTCTGTAATATGTTGAATACAAACAATGGCAGCGGCACAAGCTATATGATACCAACAGGTGGCTGTGCGTATGATCACATTATAGCGCTGATGCGTAATCTCAACTTGGAGGACGACGGCATTGTCTtgaataacaaaatcaaagcaattgaaaCGGATTTCTGCAACATTGTTCGCGACGAATCAATGCTATG TGAATCCATGGAGTATATAAATGACAAAGCGCTGATTGATGGCGAAACGGCATTAAAGTTTGCGCTGCTCTTCTCCTCGCGCAACTTTGATGCATTGGCCATGAAGGAGACGAAAGTGCGCAGTGCCATGCTCAAAATACTGGAGACAAACTACCTAAATGCGGATGCCTATCGTCAACACGATAAGAATCGTCTTTATAACTCCATAACGCTGCTGGGCGAGTATTATCACCGTGTGCGTCTGGCGGATAATGCACCCATTACCATCCTGGGAGATTCGCTGCTCAATCTTTTAACGCGCGAAATAAACGATGTGTCAGTTCTAATGAGCACGCGCCTGGCACGTCTGGTGCTGTCACAAATTACACTCAACGGCGAAATTATGCGCACCCGGCACAAGGCAGAGATCGATCAGGTGCTGTTCCATGTGAGGCTGCATCTTATAAGGCAACCGGCGCTAACGCCGAAAGTGAAGGCAATGCTGCTAATGGTGCTGGATTTGTTCTATAGTCATTTTAAGCATGTGGGCAACGAGCTTGAGGCTATGTATACAACTTACTTGGCCGTGGATGAGGAAGAGGAGGAAGAGCAGGAGCAAGAAGCTGCGctcaataataacaacaacaacagcagcagcaatggtgGCGAAACGCAAACACATGAGAGCACCGGTTATAGTGATGATGAGcatgccagcagcagtgccaACAATTCTGCACAGGAGGCGCCCAAGAAATGGAGTGAACAGGTCTGCGAGGATTCCTTCTGTGACATAGGTTTTGGCGAAAcagaggagcagcaacagccatcATATACAGAGACGGCAGACAATTCTTATGACAGTCGGGAGTCGGGGCATTCCGTGCGTCAGGGTAGGCGTGGCTATCAGCCTAGACAAGCGCCGCGTCCTCTTaagcaagcacacacacagcaagcaGA TGAGGACCGCGATGAGACGAAGCCGCTGCCCAGTTGGCGCAAGACGCGCTTCAATCGTCAGCAGGAAGGCGAACAGTCCAATGGGCGCTCGCGTCAGGATCAGCAGCGTCGCTATAGCATTAGCTGCGATGACGATCAGCAAAGCATACGCAGTGAGGGCGGCAATTTGCGACTGTATAGCATACACGATCGTAGAAAGCATTCGCAGGAGCGCTACGAGCGCAATGTGAACAGCAACTACAATAGCATTGTGAACTCCAACTGGGATCAGCGTGATGATCGCAGTGAGCGCAGCTATATAAGCAACTATGAGCGTGGCAACAATTACAAGCGTGGCGGGCGCTACAATAATCGCAATAGCTACGATAAGCCGCCGCGTTtccagaagcagcaacagcagcagcagtatcagcagcagcatcatcaacaacaacaacaccaccaacaacaacaacaacagcagcagcagaagataCACAGCGAGACCTGGCGTCGGTCTAACAATGCCATCAATTATCCGGATGAGAATTGTGCCTCTAATTGGAATGGTCATGAGGCGGATAGCCGCAGCTCCTCGCGTGCGCGTACCCTGCCTCGTCCGCCCAAATCTCAGATGGACGAGAGAAAGAACTATCGCTACAGTCAAAGTCCCAATCGTGGTGCTGGGCGTAATTTTCCGCGTtacagcagccagagcagtcTGGCCAGCGAAGCGTCAAGCACCTTTGATCGTCGTgcgcagctacagcagcaacatccgcATCTCCATCCGCAACAGCATCAGCCACAACGTCATCGTAATTTTACTCGCCGCTCGCAGCCGAACATACATCAAccacaggagcagcagcagcagcaacagcagcagcagccgccgtcgcagcagcagcagcatccggCACAGGCTGGGGAGAACTGGCATGCGCCTGGCCAGGATGAAAGTGAATTGGTGCGCAATGCTCAGCAGACAACAAAGTACATGAATTATTTGTCAGCCAAAAAATGA
- the LOC108597678 gene encoding cyclin-dependent kinase 5 homolog has translation MQKYDKMEKIGEGTYGTVFKGRNRDTMEIVALKKVRLDEDEEGVPSSALREICLLKELKHKNIVRLSDVLLSDKKLTLVFEHCDQDLKKYFDSLNGEIDMAVCRSFMLQLLRGLAFCHSHNVLHRDLKPQNLLINKNGELKLADFGLARAFGIPVKCYSAEVVTLWYRPPDVLFGAKLYTTSIDMWSAGCILAELADAGRPLFPGSDVLDQLLKIFRVLGTPTEETWPGVSHLSDYVALPTFPPISSWSQLVPRLNSKGRDLLQKLLVCRPNQRITAEAAMQHPYFTDSSSSGH, from the exons atgcaaaaatatgacaaaatgGAAAAGATAGGTGAAGGCACCTACGGGACTGTCTTCAAGGGACGTAATCGCGACACCATGGAAATAGTGGCATTGAAAAAAGTACGCCTGGACGAAGATGAAGAGGGTGTGCCAAGCTCTGCGCTGCGcgaaatttgcttattaaag gaattaaaacataaaaacatagTTCGGTTATCGGATGTTCTGCTGTCAGATAAAAAGTTAACACTGGTGTTTGAGCACTGCGACCAGGATCTGAAAAAGTACTTCGACAGCCTGAATGGAGAAATCGATATGGCAGTATGTCGCAGCTTTATGTTACAACTGTTGCGCGGCCTGGCCTTCTGTCACAG TCACAATGTGCTGCATCGCGATTTGAAGCCACAGAACTTGCTCATCAATAAAAATGGGGAACTAAAGTTAGCTGATTTTGGTCTTGCACGAGCGTTTGGCATACCTGTTAAATGTTATTCCGCTGAGGTGGTGACGCTGTGGTATCGCCCACCTGATGTACTCTTTGGTGCTAAGCTTTATACGACTAGCATTGATATGTGGTCAGCTGGCTGTATATTGGCCGAATTGGCGGATGCTGGACGTCCGTTGTTTCCCGGCTCGGATGTGCTTGACCAACTATTGAAAATTTTCCGTGTGCTTGGCACACCCACAGAAGAAACTTGGCCCGGTGTCTCGCATCTATCCGACTATGTGGCGCTTCCAA CTTTTCCACCAATATCGTCGTGGAGCCAACTTGTACCAAGACTGAATTCCAAGGGCCGTGACTTATTGCAAAAGCTGCTCGTCTGCCGTCCGAATCAGCGCATCACAGCGGAAGCTGCTATGCAGCATCCTTATTTTACAGACAGCTCCTCTTCGGGTCACTAG